One stretch of Astatotilapia calliptera chromosome 3, fAstCal1.2, whole genome shotgun sequence DNA includes these proteins:
- the irf3 gene encoding interferon regulatory factor 3 isoform X1, which translates to MAHSKPLLIPWLQEQINSNKYPGVQWTNPEQTKFCIPWKHALRQDSSNTDILIFKAWAEVSGSGRANGDPSVWKRNFRSALRAKGFKMVDDNKNDAANPHKVFQWPDESTSKANSCAGSQEQDGADLFADLGISIQETQDIQCLEGCLLLPEGAVFLAESAASPDILQECLRGMNISPEAEGTAGFEPPPEQQQLQNQVAIGGHPLPGQQQYPVMYEGAVTEAGLPEQPAHPIGGAEGGAYDEQLAAQFLQTMQKTSDGDNFRTQFKISVYYRGVKVLEQMVENEAGVRLVYSTDLNGTVLDRESGLTIVSLPSPGAMVDQNQASLTQRILDMLGDGLEVGVSGQVVYSQRRGESKAFWSFCKFDQSRQPQEISKHPQVLYKFTDFVRGIKDFIEGNAKECAPCSLFFCIGEKWPDPQCKPLEKKLIAVEVCLTSMELLKNMAVENGASSLKSVELQMSLEEMMEY; encoded by the exons ATGGCTCATTCGAAACCACTGCTCATCCCGTGGCTGCAGGAACAGATTAACAGCAACAAGTATCCTGGTGTCCAGTGGACAAacccagagcaaacaaagtTCTGCATCCCGTGGAAACACGCTTTGAGACAGGACTCCTCTAACACTGACATTCTCATCTTTAAG GCCTGGGCGGAGGTGAGCGGCAGCGGCCGGGCTAATGGAGACCCCTCAGTCTGGAAGAGGAACTTCCGCAGCGCCCTACGAGCTAAAGGCTTCAAAATGGTGGATGACAACAAGAATGATGCCGCTAACCCCCATAAAGTCTTTCAGTGGCCGGACGAGTCAACGTCAAAAG CTAACTCTTGTGCTGGATCCCAGGAGCAAGATGGGGCTGATTTGTTTGCAGATCTGGGCATTTCCATTCAAGAG ACCCAGGACATCCAGTGTTTAGAAGGATGTCTCTTACTTCCAGAAGGCGCTGTGTTTTTGG CAGAATCTGCTGCCAGCCCGGATATTCTCCAGGAGTGTCTCAGAGGAATGAACATCAGCCCTGAAGCAG AGGGCACCGCAGGCTTTGAGCCTCCTCCCGAGCAACAGCAGCTGCAGAATCAGGTTGCGATTGGTGGACACCCGTTGCCTGGGCAACAGCAGTATCCAGTAATGTATGAGGGTGCAGTTACTGAAGCTGGGTTGCCTGAGCAACCAGCACATCCAATtgggggagctgagggaggggcCTATGATGAGCAGTTGGCGGCACAGTTCCTACAGACAATGCAAAAGACCAGCGATGGAGATAATTTCA GGACTCAATTCAAGATATCTGTGTACTACAGAGGGGTGAAGGTTTTGGAGCAGATGGTTGAGAATGAGGCTGGAGTGCGCTTGGTCTACAG TACTGATCTCAATGGGACAGTTTTGGATCGTGAGTCAGGCCTCACTATAGTCTCCCTGCCAAGTCCCGGAGCCATGGTGGATCAAAACCAAGCCAGCCTCACCCAGCGGATTCTGGACATGCTGGGTGATGGCTTGGAGGTTGGCGTGTCGGGCCAAGTGGTCTACAGCCAGCGACGGGGGGAAAGCAAAGCTTTCTGGAGCTTCTGCAAATTTGACCAGAGCAGACAACCCCAAGAGATTTCTAAACATCCTCAGGTTCTTTACAAGTTCACGGACTTTGTGCGAG GAATAAAGGACTTCATTGAGGGGAATGCTAAAGAGTGCGCTCCCTGCTCCCTGTTCTTCTGTATTGGGGAAAAGTGGCCCGACCCACAATGCAAGCCTTTGGAGAAAAAACTCATCGCAGTGGAG GTGTGCCTGACTTCGATGGAGTTACTCAAGAACATGGCTGTTGAAAACGGCGCCTCTTCCCTGAAGTCTGTAGAGCTGCAGATGTCCctggaggagatgatggagtACTGA
- the irf3 gene encoding interferon regulatory factor 3 isoform X2, whose amino-acid sequence MAHSKPLLIPWLQEQINSNKYPGVQWTNPEQTKFCIPWKHALRQDSSNTDILIFKAWAEVSGSGRANGDPSVWKRNFRSALRAKGFKMVDDNKNDAANPHKVFQWPDESTSKANSCAGSQEQDGADLFADLGISIQETQDIQCLEGCLLLPEGAVFLESAASPDILQECLRGMNISPEAEGTAGFEPPPEQQQLQNQVAIGGHPLPGQQQYPVMYEGAVTEAGLPEQPAHPIGGAEGGAYDEQLAAQFLQTMQKTSDGDNFRTQFKISVYYRGVKVLEQMVENEAGVRLVYSTDLNGTVLDRESGLTIVSLPSPGAMVDQNQASLTQRILDMLGDGLEVGVSGQVVYSQRRGESKAFWSFCKFDQSRQPQEISKHPQVLYKFTDFVRGIKDFIEGNAKECAPCSLFFCIGEKWPDPQCKPLEKKLIAVEVCLTSMELLKNMAVENGASSLKSVELQMSLEEMMEY is encoded by the exons ATGGCTCATTCGAAACCACTGCTCATCCCGTGGCTGCAGGAACAGATTAACAGCAACAAGTATCCTGGTGTCCAGTGGACAAacccagagcaaacaaagtTCTGCATCCCGTGGAAACACGCTTTGAGACAGGACTCCTCTAACACTGACATTCTCATCTTTAAG GCCTGGGCGGAGGTGAGCGGCAGCGGCCGGGCTAATGGAGACCCCTCAGTCTGGAAGAGGAACTTCCGCAGCGCCCTACGAGCTAAAGGCTTCAAAATGGTGGATGACAACAAGAATGATGCCGCTAACCCCCATAAAGTCTTTCAGTGGCCGGACGAGTCAACGTCAAAAG CTAACTCTTGTGCTGGATCCCAGGAGCAAGATGGGGCTGATTTGTTTGCAGATCTGGGCATTTCCATTCAAGAG ACCCAGGACATCCAGTGTTTAGAAGGATGTCTCTTACTTCCAGAAGGCGCTGTGTTTTTGG AATCTGCTGCCAGCCCGGATATTCTCCAGGAGTGTCTCAGAGGAATGAACATCAGCCCTGAAGCAG AGGGCACCGCAGGCTTTGAGCCTCCTCCCGAGCAACAGCAGCTGCAGAATCAGGTTGCGATTGGTGGACACCCGTTGCCTGGGCAACAGCAGTATCCAGTAATGTATGAGGGTGCAGTTACTGAAGCTGGGTTGCCTGAGCAACCAGCACATCCAATtgggggagctgagggaggggcCTATGATGAGCAGTTGGCGGCACAGTTCCTACAGACAATGCAAAAGACCAGCGATGGAGATAATTTCA GGACTCAATTCAAGATATCTGTGTACTACAGAGGGGTGAAGGTTTTGGAGCAGATGGTTGAGAATGAGGCTGGAGTGCGCTTGGTCTACAG TACTGATCTCAATGGGACAGTTTTGGATCGTGAGTCAGGCCTCACTATAGTCTCCCTGCCAAGTCCCGGAGCCATGGTGGATCAAAACCAAGCCAGCCTCACCCAGCGGATTCTGGACATGCTGGGTGATGGCTTGGAGGTTGGCGTGTCGGGCCAAGTGGTCTACAGCCAGCGACGGGGGGAAAGCAAAGCTTTCTGGAGCTTCTGCAAATTTGACCAGAGCAGACAACCCCAAGAGATTTCTAAACATCCTCAGGTTCTTTACAAGTTCACGGACTTTGTGCGAG GAATAAAGGACTTCATTGAGGGGAATGCTAAAGAGTGCGCTCCCTGCTCCCTGTTCTTCTGTATTGGGGAAAAGTGGCCCGACCCACAATGCAAGCCTTTGGAGAAAAAACTCATCGCAGTGGAG GTGTGCCTGACTTCGATGGAGTTACTCAAGAACATGGCTGTTGAAAACGGCGCCTCTTCCCTGAAGTCTGTAGAGCTGCAGATGTCCctggaggagatgatggagtACTGA
- the LOC113019274 gene encoding synembryn-A translates to MNVDIEGIIQCIKQGDENGVQIRLQEFNKEYAQCFFFDTEERERRRQRRLEEFRKNKVRDYTDSDSDLDEYDLEDRGLILRQNLGVVLVRFIRTEVKCHLLRVCLRTLRILSRDQKVLGPLVTDSALLTLAKLAGLTTSDISDEVSDPDSDFYDNIIASLTETKVLQGHTNEDEAEAETNDQNEEPPAFDEDAKSDISITNSGDLDSISWFGSHRTSINELHRGGTHHRVLERGRRDRRESKMDVEEEVEELESGEEAKRKEAMKVLCNVVYNSAWAQERFSALRLMCGLIERVSSSVSWSNPSSAQFYELRFMFLMTALRPELSTQLKQEGGVSILTAALESCLEVQWKDQYECVLDPQTQPISLETSQRVTEILKILFNITHSTHKQDPSEDDAALYRHLVAILRLCLLRKCLLSEDTDELQGHTVNLLSALPLQCLDVLLTVPLEPDSEQCKGVNMDCVHTLLMFMERRLEAGDKIKEKLTPILNLLTESCRAHRETRHYIRKYILPPLRNVSQRPEEGTTVKSRLIRLMTHLDTDLKHCAADLIFVLCKENVSRFVKYTGYGNAAGLLATRGLLGGQGPRTSDTQYSSDSDSDTEEYRQVKDRINPVTGRVEAEQPDPMEGMTEEEKEEEAKRLIMLFNKLSRDNIIQPMGVDEEGKLVPMSGLKENPLSEEARSESENDGETEEGDKD, encoded by the exons ATGAACGTGGACATCGAGGGGATAATCCAGTGCATCAAGCAGGGAGATGAGAATGGTGTTCAGATAAGGCTGCAGGAGTTCAACAAAGAG TATGCCCAGTGTTTCTTCTTTGACACAGAGGAGAGGGAAAGACGGAGA CAAAGGCGACTAGAAGAG TTCAGGAAGAATAAAGTGAGGGACTACACTGATTCTGACTCGGACTTGGACGAGTACGACCTGGAGGATCGAGGACTCATCCTCAGACAG AATTTAGGTGTTGTCCTTGTGAGGTTCATAAGGACGGAAGTCAAATGTCACCTGTTGAGAGTATGCCTACGCACTCTGAGGATCCTGTCCCGGGACCAAAAGGTCTTGGGGCCTTTGGTGACCGACAGCGCCCTCCTGACTCTGGCCAAACTAGCCGGGCTGACCACAAGTGACATCAGTGATGAAGTCAGCGACCCCGACTCTGATTTCTACGATAACATCATTGCCTCTCTCACCGAAACCAAAGTGCTGCAGGGTCACACTAATGaggatgaagctgaagctgaaactAACGACCAAAACGAGGAGCCGCCGGCCTTCGACGAGGATGCCAAAAGCGACATCAGCATCACCAACAGCGGCGATTTGGACAGCATCAGCTGGTTTGGGAGCCACAGGACGAGCATCAACGAACTGCACAGAGGTGGGACGCATCACAGGGTCCTGGAGCGAGGGCGGAGGGACCGCAGAGAGAGTAAGATggatgtggaggaggaggtggaggagttgGAGTCCGGAGAGGAGGCAAAGAGAAAAGAGGCCATGAAGGTGTTGTGTAACGTGGTGTACAACAGCGCCTGGGCACAGGAAAGGTTCAGTGCTCTCAG GCTCATGTGTGGCCTCATAGAGCGCGTATCATCCAGTGTCAGCTGGTCGAATCCCTCTAGTGCTCAGTTTTATGAACTGCGCTTCATGTTCCTCATGACTGCACTCCGGCCAGAGCTCAGCACCCAGCTTAAACAG GAGGGAGGGGTTTCCATCCTCACAGCAGCCTTGGAGAGCTGCCTGGAGGTGCAGTGGAAGGACCAGTATGAGTGTGTCTTGGACCCACAGACACAGCCCATCTCTCTGGAAACCTCTCAGCGCGTCACAGAGATCCTCAAAATTCTCTTCAATATCACGCACAGCACCCACAAGCAGGACCCAAGTGAG GATGATGCGGCTCTGTACCGACACCTGGTGGCGATCCTGCGCCTCTGTCTGCTGAGGAAGTGTCTCCTGTCAGAAGACACAGATGAACTGCAGGG TCACACAGTGAACCTGTTGTCAGCGCTTCCTCTGCAGTGTCTCGATGTGTTGCTGACGGTGCCTCTGGAGCCAGATTCAGAGCAGTGCAAGGGGGTCAACATGGACTGCGTCCACACCCTGCTGATGTTCATGGAGAGACGCCTGGAGGCG GGAGATAAGATCAAAGAGAAGCTGACACCAATCCTCAATCTGCTGACGGAGAGCTGCAGGGCTCACAGAGAAACACGGCACTACATCAGAAAATAT ATCCTGCCTCCTCTGAGAAACGTATCACAGAGGCCAGAGGAAGGCACCACAGTGAAGAGCCGTCTGATTCGTCTTATGACTCATCTGGACACAGACCTCAAACACTGTGCCGCTGACCTCATCTTTGTCCTCTGCAAGGAAAATG TGAGCCGTTTTGTGAAGTATACGGGTTACGGTAACGCAGCAGGTCTGCTGGCCACCAGGGGGCTCCTGGGAGGCCAGGGGCCCAGGACCTCTGATACCCAGTACTCCAGCGACTCTGATTCAGACACCGAGGAGTACCGGCAGGTCAAAGACCGCATCAACCCAGTGACGGGGCGGGTGGAGGCAGAGCAGCCAGACCCTATGGAGGGCAtgacagaggaggagaaggaggaggaggccaaGAGGCTGATCATGCTCTTCAACAAGCTGTCCAG AGACAACATCATCCAGCCGATGGGAGTGGATGAAGAGGGGAAGCTCGTCCCAATGTCAGGACTGAAGGAAAATCCTCTCTCTGAGGAGGCGAGGTCTGAGTCAGAGAATGACGGAGAAACAGAGGAAGGAGACAAGGACTGA